From one Variovorax sp. PBL-H6 genomic stretch:
- the ccoG gene encoding cytochrome c oxidase accessory protein CcoG gives MQETAPVPVRPARKVIPIAATQEGGGLFAAHQKIYPRTVRGIFARWRWAVVFLTQLVFYGLPWLEWGQRQAVLFDLGARRFYILGLVLYPQDLIYLTGLLVISALSLFLFTAVAGRLWCGYACPQTVYTEIFMWVEHKIEGNRVARMRLDEGEFSLEKLVKKWFKHIIWLGIALWTGFTFVGYFTPIRELGLEFLQTRMGSWEVFWVFFYGFATYGNAGFMREQVCMYMCPYARFQSAMFDRDTLIVSYDAARGEPRGLRAKGSDARSLGVGDCIDCTLCVQVCPTGIDIRQGLQYECIGCGLCVDACDTVMDKMASPRGLIRYATQNGMAGRWTRAQVLRRVLRPRVLIYASVLMALTVGLLASLVVRTPLKVDVVRDRASLARIVEGGQLENVYRLQIMNATERPQRYRVEAHGLEGLGVSPADPVEVGPAQSRWVAVRLQLPYGSAAAGSHPVHFDVRSMDGSAQVSEKAVFLVPR, from the coding sequence ATGCAGGAAACCGCTCCAGTACCCGTCCGGCCCGCGCGCAAGGTGATCCCGATCGCCGCGACGCAGGAGGGCGGCGGGCTTTTTGCCGCACACCAGAAGATCTACCCTCGCACGGTTCGCGGCATCTTCGCGCGATGGCGCTGGGCGGTGGTGTTCCTGACGCAGCTCGTCTTCTACGGCCTGCCGTGGCTCGAGTGGGGCCAGCGCCAGGCCGTGCTGTTCGACCTCGGGGCCCGGCGCTTCTACATCCTCGGCCTGGTGCTGTACCCACAGGACCTGATCTACCTCACCGGGCTGCTGGTGATCTCGGCACTCTCGCTGTTCCTCTTTACCGCGGTGGCGGGGCGGCTCTGGTGCGGCTATGCGTGTCCCCAGACGGTCTACACCGAGATCTTCATGTGGGTCGAGCACAAGATCGAGGGCAATCGCGTTGCGCGCATGCGGCTGGACGAGGGCGAGTTCTCGCTGGAGAAGCTGGTCAAGAAGTGGTTCAAGCACATCATCTGGCTCGGCATCGCGCTGTGGACCGGCTTCACCTTCGTCGGCTATTTCACGCCGATCCGCGAACTGGGCCTCGAGTTCCTGCAGACCCGCATGGGCTCGTGGGAGGTCTTCTGGGTCTTCTTCTACGGCTTTGCGACCTACGGGAATGCCGGCTTCATGCGCGAGCAGGTCTGCATGTACATGTGCCCCTATGCGCGCTTCCAGAGCGCCATGTTCGATCGCGACACGCTGATCGTGAGCTACGACGCCGCGCGCGGCGAGCCCCGCGGTTTGCGGGCGAAGGGCAGCGACGCGCGATCCCTCGGCGTCGGCGACTGCATCGACTGCACGCTGTGCGTGCAGGTCTGCCCGACCGGCATCGACATCCGCCAGGGGTTGCAGTACGAGTGCATCGGCTGCGGCCTGTGCGTGGACGCCTGCGACACCGTCATGGACAAGATGGCGAGCCCGCGTGGCCTGATCCGGTATGCGACGCAGAACGGGATGGCCGGCCGGTGGACGCGCGCCCAGGTGCTGCGCCGGGTCCTGCGCCCACGGGTGCTGATCTACGCCTCGGTGCTGATGGCATTGACCGTCGGGCTGCTCGCGAGCCTGGTCGTGCGCACGCCGCTGAAGGTCGACGTGGTGCGCGACCGCGCCTCGCTCGCACGCATCGTGGAGGGCGGGCAGCTCGAGAACGTCTACCGGCTGCAAATCATGAACGCGACCGAGCGGCCGCAGCGCTATCGGGTCGAGGCGCACGGCCTGGAGGGGCTGGGCGTGTCGCCGGCCGATCCGGTCGAAGTGGGACCCGCGCAGTCGCGCTGGGTCGCGGTGCGGCTGCAGCTGCCGTATGGCAGCGCGGCGGCCGGCTCCCACCCGGTGCACTTCGACGTGCGCTCGATGGACGGCAGCGCGCAGGTGTCGGAGAAGGCCGTCTTCCTGGTGCCCCGTTGA
- a CDS encoding FixH family protein: MNDHTTISPTPEAAAAWWRFPLLWMVMAGPAIVVAASFLTLWLAVRTPDPVIEPDYSRRGIEIDRAPADKKLLPALAGRNHAATPDSDVPAPRR; this comes from the coding sequence ATGAACGACCACACGACGATTTCGCCAACTCCCGAGGCAGCCGCAGCCTGGTGGCGCTTTCCGCTGCTCTGGATGGTGATGGCGGGGCCAGCCATCGTCGTCGCCGCGAGCTTCCTCACACTCTGGCTCGCCGTGCGAACACCCGATCCGGTGATCGAGCCGGACTATTCCCGCCGCGGCATCGAGATCGACAGGGCCCCTGCCGACAAGAAGCTGCTGCCGGCGCTGGCCGGACGCAATCACGCGGCGACGCCGGACTCCGACGTGCCCGCGCCCCGGCGCTGA
- the fnr gene encoding fumarate/nitrate reduction transcriptional regulator Fnr produces MKAQNIKVSCSSCTLRELCMPAGLEPDELKRIDELVSTRRKVRRRETLFRNGERFTSLYAIRSGFFKTRVASEDGRDQVTGFQMAGEIIGLDGIVNEQHTCDAVAIEDAEVCVLPFHRLEALSRDVKALQRHVHQIMSREIVREHGVMLLLGSMRAEERLAAFLLNLVQRLHARGFSQSEFILRMTREEIGSYLGLTLETVSRTLSKFMTDGIVEIDQRKVRIVDPEALRRIVNPPGC; encoded by the coding sequence ATGAAAGCCCAGAACATCAAGGTCTCCTGCTCGAGCTGCACCCTGCGCGAGCTCTGCATGCCGGCCGGGCTGGAGCCGGATGAGCTGAAGCGCATCGACGAGCTCGTTTCCACGCGACGCAAGGTGAGGCGTCGCGAGACCTTGTTTCGCAACGGCGAACGCTTCACTTCGCTCTACGCGATTCGCTCCGGCTTCTTCAAGACCCGCGTGGCCAGCGAGGACGGGCGCGACCAGGTCACCGGCTTCCAGATGGCGGGCGAGATCATCGGACTCGACGGCATCGTCAACGAACAGCACACCTGCGACGCCGTCGCGATCGAGGACGCCGAGGTCTGCGTGCTGCCCTTTCACCGCCTCGAGGCGCTGTCGCGCGATGTCAAGGCGCTGCAGCGCCACGTGCACCAGATCATGAGCCGTGAAATCGTGCGCGAGCACGGCGTGATGCTGCTCCTGGGCAGCATGCGGGCCGAGGAGCGGCTTGCGGCCTTCCTGCTGAACCTGGTGCAGCGGCTGCACGCGCGCGGCTTCTCGCAGTCGGAGTTCATCCTTCGCATGACCCGCGAGGAGATCGGCAGCTACCTGGGCCTCACGCTCGAAACGGTGAGCCGCACGCTTTCGAAGTTCATGACCGACGGCATCGTCGAGATCGACCAGCGCAAGGTGCGCATCGTCGATCCGGAAGCGCTGCGGCGCATCGTCAACCCTCCTGGCTGTTGA
- a CDS encoding sulfite exporter TauE/SafE family protein, whose amino-acid sequence MYRLVAGAAAARAGLNMQTALAGTALLMGLAGGPHCVAMCGAACAGVIRIVRAPEGGGVATLPRAGVRGASAPWLFHAGRIAGYAAAGALAAVAAQGLALASEQVAALRPLWVLLHVFVLAWGLLLAALGRQPLWASRIGRSLAMRLRPASGSAPGLLAIGALWVSMPCGLLYSALMLASLANGPLQGAWVMALFAAGSGVSLMAAPWLWQHLGRGAGLLRGTWGTRLAGTLLALMSLQALSIDLRHQIELWCG is encoded by the coding sequence TTGTACCGCCTCGTCGCCGGCGCTGCCGCGGCGCGGGCCGGCCTGAACATGCAGACGGCACTTGCAGGCACCGCACTCCTGATGGGATTGGCTGGAGGTCCGCATTGCGTGGCCATGTGCGGTGCGGCCTGCGCCGGCGTGATCCGGATCGTCCGCGCGCCTGAAGGCGGGGGCGTCGCGACGCTGCCGCGTGCAGGCGTGCGAGGGGCGTCCGCGCCATGGCTGTTCCATGCGGGTCGAATCGCCGGCTATGCGGCGGCCGGCGCGCTTGCCGCGGTCGCGGCGCAGGGCCTGGCCCTGGCGAGCGAGCAGGTGGCGGCGCTGCGCCCGCTCTGGGTGCTGCTGCATGTGTTCGTCCTGGCCTGGGGGTTGCTGTTGGCCGCGCTGGGTCGCCAGCCGCTGTGGGCGAGCCGCATCGGGCGCTCGCTCGCGATGCGTCTGCGGCCGGCATCGGGCTCGGCGCCCGGCCTGCTCGCCATCGGCGCCTTGTGGGTCTCCATGCCCTGCGGACTGCTCTACTCGGCACTGATGCTCGCAAGCCTGGCCAATGGCCCCTTGCAAGGCGCATGGGTGATGGCGCTCTTCGCCGCGGGCAGCGGCGTATCGCTGATGGCGGCGCCATGGCTGTGGCAGCACCTGGGCCGGGGCGCCGGGCTGCTGCGCGGCACATGGGGAACCCGTCTCGCCGGCACGCTGCTGGCGCTGATGTCCCTGCAGGCGCTGAGCATCGACCTGAGGCACCAGATCGAGCTCTGGTGCGGCTGA
- a CDS encoding Crp/Fnr family transcriptional regulator encodes MTQAISPPKSTPSGAQRIANALELLESNVAIHRRIVRTGDSVYQVGQPFACLYVINSGFFKMVNLSGEGREQVVGLHFKGDWLGLDGIAAGRYGCDAIAMDTGEVWAIRYDALLQAALRTPALLTALHEAMSRELTRDHESLLSLCTLPADARVAGFLRYWADALAQRGLRTDQITLHMTRAEIGNYLGMTLESVSRAFSRLARGDVIRFMEKGRRDIHIPKVEALTSFIQHIAAPMEAAAMH; translated from the coding sequence ATGACCCAAGCCATCTCGCCCCCAAAGTCCACCCCCTCCGGCGCCCAGCGCATCGCGAATGCCCTGGAGCTGCTGGAGAGCAACGTCGCCATCCACAGGCGCATCGTGCGAACGGGCGACTCGGTCTACCAGGTGGGGCAGCCGTTCGCCTGCCTCTACGTGATCAACTCCGGCTTCTTCAAGATGGTCAACCTCTCCGGCGAAGGGCGCGAGCAGGTGGTCGGGCTCCACTTCAAGGGCGACTGGCTGGGCCTGGACGGCATCGCCGCAGGGCGCTACGGCTGCGACGCGATCGCCATGGACACCGGCGAGGTCTGGGCGATCCGCTACGACGCCTTGCTCCAGGCTGCCCTTCGCACCCCGGCGTTGCTGACCGCGCTGCACGAGGCCATGAGCCGCGAGCTCACGCGCGATCACGAATCGCTTCTCTCGCTTTGCACCTTGCCCGCGGACGCGCGCGTTGCGGGCTTCCTGCGCTACTGGGCCGACGCGCTCGCGCAGCGCGGGTTGCGCACCGATCAGATCACGCTCCACATGACACGTGCCGAGATCGGCAACTACCTGGGGATGACGCTGGAGTCCGTGAGCCGTGCGTTTTCGCGACTGGCGCGCGGCGACGTGATCCGCTTCATGGAGAAGGGGCGGCGCGACATCCACATTCCGAAGGTGGAGGCGCTGACGAGCTTCATCCAGCACATCGCGGCGCCGATGGAAGCTGCGGCGATGCATTGA